A single region of the Sorghum bicolor cultivar BTx623 chromosome 9, Sorghum_bicolor_NCBIv3, whole genome shotgun sequence genome encodes:
- the LOC8061100 gene encoding pentatricopeptide repeat-containing protein At1g07740, mitochondrial: MPATATVQRRRRRPKKFPYKPKPPPEPHPFLLHLKSLPSPVAAAASLLSAPRHLHDHPFAACVLYRLARARLFPLVPPLLTALRTLRVPLQPTAFAALIDHLGAFSRPDAALLVFRAVPAFCSHSNATFHALLHSLVCNGRVDAARDMLPEAPKLGVRTNAVSYNIILKGVCHRDGFSGARVVLDEMLARGLRPTVVTFNTLVGSACREGELAAAEQLMDEMARRSVPPNAVTYALLMQGLCDAGRYDDAKKLLFDMEYRDCQPDVTNYGVLMSACAACGDAGGIRGLISDMRKRKLTPDDASYNVLIKCLCDAGKVDEAHRALVEMQLKDGTVPSAATYRVLLDGCCEARDFDLGLRVFNAMLASGHCPLALTFRRLVRGLGEDGKAEEACFVLEQMGQRGMRLDAQGWQSVAACVCSSSSATEMNLINHLVSSPS; this comes from the coding sequence ATGCCGGCCACCGCCACggtacagcgccgccgccgccgcccgaagAAGTTTCCCTACAAGCCAAAGCCCCCGCCGGAGCCGCACCCTTTCCTCCTCCACCTCAAGTCCCTTCCTTCGCCCGTGGCCGCCGCGGCCTCGCTCCTCTCCGCGCCGCGCCACCTGCACGACCACCCTTTCGCGGCGTGCGTGCTGTACCGCCTCGCGCGCGCGCGGCTCTTCCCGCTCGTCCCGCCGCTCCTCACCGCGCTCCGCACCCTCCGCGTCCCGCTGCAGCCCACCGCGTTTGCCGCCCTCATCGACCACCTCGGCGCCTTCTCCCGGCCCGACGCCGCGCTACTCGTCTTCCGCGCCGTCCCGGCCTTCTGCTCCCACTCCAACGCCACGTTCCACGCCCTCCTCCACTCCCTCGTCTGCAACGGCCGTGTGGACGCCGCGCGGGACATGCTCCCGGAGGCCCCTAAGCTCGGCGTCCGGACCAACGCCGTCTCCTACAACATCATTCTCAAGGGCGTTTGCCACCGGGACGGGTTCTCGGGCGCCCGCGTGGTGCTCGACGAAATGCTCGCCCGCGGCCTGCGCCCCACGGTGGTGACGTTCAATACGCTGGTCGGGTCGGCGTGCCGGGAAGGGGAACTGGCCGCGGCGGAGCAGCTCATGGACGAGATGGCGCGCCGGAGTGTGCCACCGAACGCCGTGACGTACGCCCTGTTAATGCAGGGGCTCTGTGACGCCGGGCGGTACGATGACGCCAAGAAGCTCTTGTTTGACATGGAGTACCGAGACTGCCAGCCCGATGTGACGAACTACGGCGTGCTGATGAGCGCGTGCGCGGCATGCGGGGATGCCGGCGGCATTAGGGGTCTGATCTCCGACATGCGCAAGCGGAAGCTGACACCTGACGACGCGAGCTACAACGTCCTGATCAAGTGCCTCTGTGACGCCGGCAAGGTCGACGAGGCACATAGGGCGCTGGTCGAGATGCAGCTCAAGGATGGCACCGTGCCGAGCGCGGCCACCTACCGCGTCCTCCTCGACGGGTGCTGCGAAGCGCGCGACTTCGACCTGGGTCTGCGGGTTTTCAACGCTATGCTGGCGAGCGGCCACTGCCCTCTGGCTCTCACGTTCAGACGCCTGGTGAGAGGGCTCGGCGAGGACGGCAAGGCAGAGGAGGCCTGCTTTGTCTTGGAGCAGATGGGGCAGAGGGGGATGCGGCTGGATGCACAAGGGTGGCAGTCTGTTGCTGCATGCgtttgcagcagcagcagcgcaacTGAGATGAACCTCATCAATCACCTGGTGTCATCACCATCTTGA
- the LOC8061099 gene encoding ABC transporter B family member 11 codes for MTLIQGAIGETVGKFIQLVTTFFGGFVLAFIKGWLLTLVMLSTIPPFVAAGGIVAKMLSKISSEGLESYSDAGDIVEQTIGSIRTVASFNGEKKAITLYNNLIKKHEILLTVWDRNLGDATPCIASFEEGRVAAYRLFKTIKRRPEIDYGDSTGIVLEDIKGEVELKDVFFSYPSRPDQLIFNGFSVHASSGTIMAIVGESGSGKSTVINLVERFYDPQAGEVLIDGMNIKGFKLEWIRGKIGLVNQEPLLFMTSIRENITYGKEDATLEEIKTAAELANAATFIENLPDGYETTVGQRGAQLSGGQKQRIAIARAILKNPKILLLDEATSALDLESERIVQDALNRIMVGRTTLVVAHRLSTVRNAHCISVVSKGKLVEQGHHDELVKDPDGAYSQLIRLQEKQQENGRMSDARLSGSASKRSGSLRRSISRSSAGSSRHSLSLPLGIPGPTELMEYNFGQGARQIENIDDKVPNKAPMGRLINLNKPETAVLLFGSIAAAIDGAVFPTLGLAMASASKIFYEPPDQQRKDSILWALLCVGLGATAMISKIVNSFLFAIAGGKLIQRIRALTFETMVHQEVAWFDYPENSRQVIYISIYSWDQTIYILTVICIINSGALNGRLCIDALNVRRLVGDNLALIVQSTATLTCGVVIALIADWKLSLVILLVIPLMGLQGYAQVNFLRGFSQDAKTMYEEASQIATEAVGSIRTVASFCAEERVMDRYNQKCQASRDQGIRTGIVGGLGFGFSYMMLYASAALCYYVGAKFVSQGKSTFGDVFKAYFALVMAMIGVSQTSAMASDSAKANDSAISIFSILDRKSLVDSSSEGSTLENVKGDIDFKHVSFKYPSRPDVQIFTDFTLSIPSGKTVALVGQSGSGKSTVISLLERFYEPDSGVILLDRVEISSLKVSWLRDQMGLVSQEPVLFSGTIRDNIAYGKHEEVTEEEIAAAARGANAHEFISSMPQGYNTTVGERGTQLSGGQKQRIAIARAILKDPKILLLDEATSALDAESESIVQDALNRAMVGRTTVIVAHRLSTIQGADMIAVLKDGAIVEKGRHGTLMGIAGGAYASLVELRTV; via the exons ATGACCCTAATTCAGGGTGCTATTGGTGAAACG GTCGGCAAGTTCATACAACTTGTTACAACTTTCTTCGGTGGGTTTGTGCTGGCATTCATCAAAGGCTGGCTTCTAACTCTCGTTATGCTTTCTACTATACCACCATTTGTTGCTGCTGGTGGAATTGTCGCAAAGATGCTATCCAAAATATCTAGCGAGGGCCTAGAGTCATACAGTGATGCAGGCGATATTGTTGAACAAACAATTGGCTCCATAAGAACG GTTGCTTCCTTCAATGGTGAAAAGAAAGCCATTACCCTGTACAACAATCTCATAAAGAAG CATGAAATTCTTTTAACTGTTTGGGACAGAAATTTAGGTGATGCAACCCCCTGCatagcttcctttgaggaaGGAAGAGTTGCGGCTTACAGATTGTTCAAAACAATCAAAAGGAGACCAGAAATTGACTATGGGGATAGCACTGGCATTGTGTTAGAGGACATCAAGGGTGAAGTAGAACTGAAGGATGTATTCTTCAGCTACCCAAGCAGGCCAGATCAACTGATATTTAATGGATTTTCAGTGCATGCATCAAGTGGCACGATAATGGCCATAGTCGGGGAGAGTGGGAGTGGGAAATCAACTGTGATCAATCTGGTCGAGAGATTTTATGATCCACAGGCTGGAGAAGTTTTAATTGATGGGATGAACATCAAAGGTTTCAAGCTAGAATGGATAAGGGGAAAGATTGGCCTTGTTAACCAGGAACCACTGCTTTTTATGACGTCCATCAGGGAGAATATTACCTATGGAAAAGAGGACGCAACCCTTGAAGAAATCAAGACAGCAGCTGAGCTCGCAAATGCAGCAACATTCATTGAGAACTTGCCTGAT GGTTATGAAACAACAGTTGGACAACGGGGTGCTCAGCTTTCTGGGGGACAGAAGCAGAGGATTGCGATCGCGAGAGCCATCCTTAAAAACCCAAAAATTCTTTTGCTTGATGAAGCAACTAGCGCATTGGATTTGGAGTCTGAAAGGATAGTCCAAGATGCATTAAATAGGATCATGGTGGGGAGAACCACACTTGTTGTGGCGCACCGTTTGAGCACTGTAAGAAATGCTCACTGCATCTCAGTTGTTTCTAAAGGAAAACTAGTAGAACAAG GACATCATGATGAATTAGTAAAGGATCCTGATGGAGCATACTCTCAGCTTATACGGCTGCAAGAGAAACAACAAGAAAATGGCCGCATGTCAGATGCTAGATTATCAGGCTCAGCATCTAAAAGGAGTGGGTCACTCAGACGATCAATAAGTAGAAGTTCAGCAGGGAGCAGCCGTCATTCTTTAAGCCTTCCCTTAGGTATTCCTGGACCCACTGAACTAATGGAGTATAACTTTGGACAAGGTGCCAGACAAATCGAAAATATTGATGACAAGGTACCAAACAAAGCACCAATGGGACGCCTAATTAACCTAAACAAACCAGAGACTGCAGTTCTTCTGTTTGGGTCTATTGCAGCAGCAATTGACGGAGCTGTCTTTCCAACACTTGGTTTAGCAATGGCTAGTgcttccaaaatattttatgaACCACCAGACCAGCAGCGCAAAGATTCTATCCTTTGGGCATTACTGTGTGTTGGCCTCGGTGCAACTGCTATGATATCAAAGATAgtaaatagttttctttttgcaATAGCTGGTGGGAAGCTTATACAACGAATCCGCGCTTTGACATTTGAAACCATGGTGCACCAAGAAGTTGCTTGGTTTGATTATCCTGAAAATTCGAGGCAAGTAATCTATATTTCAATCTATTCATGGGACCAAACAATCTATATACTGACAGTCATTTGCATTATTAACAGTGGGGCACTTAATGGAAGGCTATGTATCGATGCACTTAATGTAAGACGTCTAGTGGGAGATAACTTGGCCTTAATTGTCCAAAGTACTGCAACACTTACTTGTGGAGTAGTAATCGCATTGATAGCGGACTGGAAGCTTTCATTGGTAATCTTATTGGTAATCCCTTTAATGGGTCTCCAAGGTTATGCTCAAGTGAACTTCCTACGGGGGTTCAGTCAAGATGCCAAG ACAATGTATGAGGAAGCAAGTCAAATTGCAACTGAAGCAGTTGGTAGCATCAGAACAGTAGCATCTTTTTGTGCCGAGGAGAGAGTGATGGACAGATATAATCAGAAATGCCAAGCTTCTAGGGATCAGGGAATTCGAACTGGAATAGTTGGAGGCCTTGGTTTTGGTTTCTCATATATGATGCTATACGCCAGTGCCGCTCTTTGTTACTATGTTGGTGCAAAGTTTGTTAGTCAGGGAAAATCCACTTTTGGTGATGTCTTCAAG GCTTACTTTGCTTTAGTTATGGCCATGATTGGAGTGTCACAAACAAGTGCTATGGCTTCTGACTCAGCTAAGGCAAATGATTCTGCTATTTCCATATTTTCAATATTAGATAGAAAATCCTTAGTTGATTCCAGCAGTGAAGGTTCCACCTTGGAGAATGTCAAGGGTGACATTGATTTTAAGCATGTCAGCTTCAAATATCCATCCCGTCCTGATGTTCAAATTTTCACTGACTTCACCTTAAGCATTCCCTCTGGAAAG ACAGTTGCGCTTGTTGGTCAAAGTGGTAGTGGCAAGTCCACGGTCATATCTTTGTTAGAGCGCTTCTATGAACCCGACAGTGGTGTGATTTTATTAGATAGAGTGGAAATTAGTAGTCTAAAGGTCAGCTGGTTGAGGGACCAGATGGGATTGGTAAGCCAAGAACCAGTGCTTTTCAGTGGAACAATCCGTGACAATATAGCTTACGGAAAGCATGAAGAGGTAACAGAAGAAGAGATTGCCGCAGCTGCTAGAGGAGCCAATGCCCATGAATTCATCTCAAGCATGCCACAGGGGTACAATACAACTGTTGGAGAGAGAGGAACACAACTTTCAGGTGGCCAAAAACAGCGAATAGCTATCGCGAGAGCAATCTTGAAGGACCCAAAGATACTTCTTCTGGACGAGGCAACAAGCGCATTAGATGCTGAATCAGAGAGCATCGTGCAGGATGCATTAAATCGTGCTATGGTTGGCAGGACAACTGTCATTGTGGCACACCGCCTCTCAACAATCCAAGGAGCTGATATGATTGCTGTCCTAAAGGATGGCGCAATTGTGGAAAAAGGAAGACATGGGACGCTGATGGGCATTGCTGGTGGAGCTTATGCTTCACTTGTGGAGCTTCGCACCGTGTAA
- the LOC8061101 gene encoding uncharacterized protein LOC8061101, which yields MRGSEMLTGAGAAGTAPSTATSAAAAAADLVAGAGGSGAIVGGGNFPLAVALLAFAFANFVNLLSIWLKEKRWDARKFLTSAGVMSSLSATVGSLAVAVGQQEGADSSAFALALVLAAVVMYDASGIRWHTGRQAALLNQIVCDFPPEHPIISTFRPLREPLGHSPLQVFAGALVGCAVAYCIGKSV from the exons ATGAGGGGCAGCGAGATGTTGACCGGCGCGGGGGCCGCCGGCACGGCCCCTTCCACGGCCAcctcggccgcggccgcggcggcggaccTGGTTGCCGGAGCGGGGGGCTCGGGCGCTATCGTCGGGGGCGGCAACTTCCCCCTCGCCGTCGCTCTCCTCGCCTTCGCCTTCGCCAACTTCGTCAACCTCCTCTCCATCTG GCTAAAAGAGAAGAGGTGGGATGCAAGGAAATTTCTTACTTCAGCTGGAGTCATGTCATCTCTTTCTGCAACTGTGGGGAGCTTGGCCGTCGCTGTGGGTCAACAAGAAGGCGCAGATAGCTCTGCATTTGCCCTCGCATTGGTTTTAGCTGCCGTT GTAATGTATGATGCATCAGGAATTAGATGGCACACAGGTCGCCAAGCTGCG TTGTTGAATCAAATAGTCTGTGATTTCCCACCAGAACATCCAATCATTTCAACCTTTAGGCCACTACGGGAACCTCTTGGACACAGCCCACTTCAG GTTTTTGCAGGAGCACTTGTTGGCTGTGCAGTCGCTTATTGTATTGGGAAATCTGTATAA
- the LOC8061098 gene encoding ABC transporter B family member 11: protein MATGAAGAVANGMAQLLMTLIFGEVVNVFGSSSRNDILHRVSGVCLKFIYLAIGSWFACFLQVASWIITGERQAARIRGLYLEALLRQDIAFFDKEMNTGQLVESMSGDTILIQDAIGEKVGKFIQLTATFVGGLVIAFSKGWLLAAVMMSSVPPVVVAGAAISWTVSKLSSQGQAKYHEAGIVVEQTIGAIKTVASFNGENRAIALYNKYIRNAYVSAVQEGTFTGLGFGFVMLILFCSHGLTAWYGAKLIIDKGYEGGQVVSVWMAFMTGAMSLGEATPCITAFASGRAAGYRMMQIIQRKPQIDRNETDGIVLANMKGDIELRDVYFSYPSRRDQLIFDGFSLHVLSGKTMAIVGQSGSGKSTVINLVERFYDPQAGEVSIDGVNIKSLRLGWLRENIGLVSQEPLLFATSIQENIVYGKEDATDEEIKAATKLANAANFIDKLPNGLDTMVGEHGAQLSGGQKQRIAITRAILKNPKILLLDEATSALDMESERVVQEALNRIMQGKTTIIVAHRLSTIKDADTISVIHRGKVVELGTHTELLQDPNGAYSQLIQLQDITGEPDASDVDYQRSTSAVRNVESLSKCMQAPSLKGSITGGASFGSTSVHLITSANMIVPESTDTEPLPKVWDEGEECRKVDLSRLISLNKPEMPVLLLGTVAAVISGVMFPILGLLMSSSINSFYEPPHQLQKDSRFWTLMYVASGVASFIILPVENFLFGVAGGKLVERIRSLSFQSIVCQEISWFDRSSNARFTYFFMSLISMSSGNVGTRLSVDASNIRRLVGDSLALMVQSTVTVIAGFVIAMVANWRLALVAMVVLPCGGLQGFLQIKFLEGFSTNAKAMYEEATQVATDAVSGIRTIASFCAERKVMKTYYGKRKAPMQQGTRQGIVSGLGFGVSFFLMYSTYALCFYIGAKFVLDGKATFTEVFRVFFALLLATAGVSQRSALGSDYAKTKASASTIFALIDRKSKIDPSSDDGMVLVDVAGELELHHICFSYPSRPDIQIFRDLNLRIPSGKTVALVGESGCGKSTIIALLERFYDPDCGTITLDSVDIKNLKVGWLRRQMGLVSQEPVLFNDTIRANIAYGKEDGEATEEEIAAAAKAANAHAFISALPQGYGTVAGERGAQLSGGQKQRVAIARAVLRDPRILLLDEATSALDAESERAVQEALDRAAVGRTTVVVAHRLSTIRDADVIAVLRNGDVVAQGTHQELMTARDGVYASLVELRMRSERAGVSSSA from the exons ATGGCCACAGGTGCCGCTGGTGCAGTCGCCAACGGCATGGCACAACTGCTCATGACACTCATCTTCGGCGAGGTCGTCAACGTCTTCGGCTCTAGCTCCCGCAACGACATCCTGCACCGTGTCTCTGGG GTGTGCCTGAAGTTCATCTATTTGGCCATTGGGTCATGGTTTGCTTGCTTCCTAC AGGTTGCCAGTTGGATCATCACTGGAGAAAGACAAGCAGCTCGCATACGGGGTCTCTATCTTGAAGCTTTATTGAGACAAGACATTGCATTTTTTGACAAGGAAATGAACACTGGACAATTGGTTGAGAGTATGTCTGGAGATACAATACTTATCCAGGATGCAATTGGTGAAAAG GTTGGGAAGTTTATACAACTTACTGCCACATTTGTTGGAGGATTGGTGATTGCTTTCTCTAAAGGATGGCTTTTAGCTGCTGTTATGATGTCAAGTGTCCCTCCTGTAGTAGTTGCTGGAGCAGCTATTTCATGGACTGTATCGAAACTGTCAAGCCAGGGTCAAGCTAAGTACCATGAAGCAGGCATTGTTGTTGAACAGACAATTGGAGCCATCAAAACA GTTGCTTCCTTCAATGGTGAGAATCGGGCCATTGCACTATACAATAAGTATATTAGGAATGCATATGTATCTGCTGTCCAAGAAGGAACGTTTACTGGCCTGGGCTTTGGTTTCGTTATGCTTATTCTGTTCTGCAGCCATGGCCTAACAGCATGGTATGGTGCAAAATTGATTATTGATAAAGGATATGAAGGAGGTCAGGTTGTAAGTGTCTGGATGGCATTCATGACAGGTGCAAT GTCATTAGGTGAGGCAACACCATGCATAACTGCTTTTGCTTCTGGCCGGGCTGCTGGGTATAGAATGATGCAGATAATCCAAAGGAAGCCCCAAATTGATCGTAATGAAACAGATGGGATCGTACTAGCAAACATGAAGGGTGATATAGAGCTAAGGGATGTATACTTTTCGTACCCATCTAGACGTGATCAATTGATATTTGATGGCTTCTCGTTGCATGTATTAAGTGGAAAAACAATGGCTATAGTGGGACAAAGTGGTAGTGGTAAGTCGACAGTGATTAATCTTGTGGAGAGATTCTATGACCCTCAGGCTGGTGAAGTTTCAATAGATGGTGTTAACATAAAAAGCCTGAGGCTTGGATGGCTAAGGGAAAATATTGGTCTTGTTAGTCAAGAACCACTGTTGTTTGCCACTAGTATTCAGGAGAACATTGTCTATGGGAAAGAAGATGCAACAGACGAGGAGATAAAGGCTGCGACAAAGCTTGCTAATGCAGCAAATTTCATTGATAAGTTACCTAAT GGCCTAGACACAATGGTTGGTGAGCATGGAGCACAATTGTCAGGAGGGCAGAAACAAAGAATTGCAATCACAAGAGCAATACTGAAAAATCCCAAAATCTTGCtgcttgatgaagcaacaagtgcACTCGATATGGAGTCTGAGAGAGTGGTTCAGGAGGCCCTTAACAGAATTATGCAAGGCAAGACCACGATCATAGTTGCCCATCGGTTGAGCACTATAAAAGATGCTGACACTATATCAGTCATACATCGCGGAAAAGTAGTTGAACTAG GCACACACACTGAACTACTTCAGGACCCCAATGGTGCATATTCCCAGCTTATCCAGCTGCAGGATATAACTGGAGAACCAGATGCATCTGATGTAGATTATCAAAGGTCTACTTCAGCTGTCAGAAATGTCGAGTCCTTGAGCAAATGTATGCAAGCTCCATCTCTCAAGGGGTCAATAACCGGTGGCGCTTCATTTGGGAGTACCAGCGTGCACTTGATCACAAGTGCCAACATGATTGTCCCGGAGAGCACAGATACTGAACCACTGCCTAAAGTatgggatgaaggtgaagaatgcaggaagGTTGACCTCTCTCGTCTTATTTCTCTGAATAAACCTGAGATGCCAGTCCTTCTGTTAGGTACAGTGGCTGCAGTCATATCAGGTGTTATGTTTCCAATATTAGGTTTGCTGATGTCCAGTTCCATCAATTCATTTTATGAGCCTCCTCATCAACTCCAGAAAGATTCACGGTTCTGGACATTGATGTATGTagcatcaggagttgcttcgttTATTATCCTGCCAGTGGAGAATTTCCTTTTTGGAGTAGCTGGTGGAAAATTGGTTGAACGCATCCGCTCGTTATCTTTTCAAAGCATTGTTTGTCAAGAAATCAGCTGGTTTGATAGGTCCTCAAATGCTAGGT TTACATATTTTTTTATGTCATTAATTTCTATGTCCAGTGGAAATGTTGGCACAAGGCTGTCTGTCGATGCTTCAAATATACGACGTCTTGTAGGCGATTCATTGGCATTGATGGTTCAAAGCACTGTTACAGTTATTGCTGGATTTGTCATTGCAATGGTTGCAAATTGGAGGCTTGCCCTTGTTGCCATGGTAGTGCTTCCTTGTGGGGGTCTCCAGGGATTCCTCCAAATAAAGTTCTTGGAGGGATTCAGTACAAATGCCAAG GCAATGTATGAAGAAGCAACTCAAGTGGCAACTGATGCTGTCAGTGGTATTCGAACTATTGCTTCTTTCTGTGCGGAGCGTAAGGTAATGAAGACTTACTATGGAAAACGCAAAGCTCCAATGCAGCAGGGGACCCGTCAAGGCATTGTCAGTGGCTTGGGCTTTGGTGTATCATTCTTCCTAATGTATTCTACATATGCTCTTTGTTTCTACATTGGAGCCAAGTTTGTTCTTGATGGCAAGGCCACGTTCACTGAAGTATTCAGA GTGTTCTTTGCTCTGCTCTTGGCAACCGCAGGCGTTTCACAGAGAAGTGCGTTAGGTTCAGATTATGCCAAGACCAAAGCATCAGCATCAACAATATTTGCACTCATTGACCGTAAATCAAAGATCGATCCTAGCAGTGATGACGGCATGGTCTTGGTTGACGTCGCTGGTGAACTTGAGCTCCACCACATCTGTTTCTCATATCCATCCCGCCctgatattcaaatattcagagATCTCAACTTGAGAATACCATCCGGGAAG ACGGTTGCCCTCGTCGGCGAGAGCGGCTGCGGCAAATCCACCATCATCGCTCTCCTGGAGAGATTTTACGACCCTGATTGTGGCACGATCACATTGGACAGCGTGGACATCAAGAACCTCAAGGTGGGCTGGCTGCGGCGGCAGATGGGGCTGGTGAGCCAAGAGCCGGTCCTGTTCAACGACACCATCCGCGCGAACATAGCCTACGGGAAAGAAGACGGCGAGGCGACGGAAGAAgagatcgccgccgccgcgaagGCCGCGAACGCGCACGCGTTCATCTCGGCGCTGCCGCAGGGCTACGGCACCGTGGCCGGCGAGAGGGGCGCCCAGCTGTCCGGCGGGCAGAAGCAGCGGGTGGCCATCGCGAGGGCCGTGCTGAGGGACCCGAGGATCCTGCTCCTCGACGAGGCGACGAGCGCGCTGGACGCCGAGTCGGAGCGCGCCGTCCAGGAGGCGCTGGACCGGGCTGCCGTCGGCAGGACGACGGTCGTGGTGGCGCACCGGCTGTCCACGATCAGGGACGCCGACGTGATCGCCGTGCTGCGGAACGGCGACGTCGTCGCCCAGGGCACGCACCAGGAGTTGATGACGGCCAGGGACGGCGTGTACGCGTCGCTGGTGGAGCTCCGCATGAGGTCCGAGCGCGCCGGTGTCTCCTCGTCAGCATGA